One genomic segment of Hymenobacter psoromatis includes these proteins:
- the nrfD gene encoding NrfD/PsrC family molybdoenzyme membrane anchor subunit gives MQHVSPVREPLVTGGKTYHDVTQDICYQVEAAPNIRWMAALSVALILLGVFFYSVYRTLWFGIGEWGLNKTVGWAWDITNFVWWVGIGHAGTLISAVLLLFRQKWRSSINRAAEAMTIFAVICAAMFPVLHMGRPWLAYFVFPLQNTFGSLWANFNSPLLWDVFAISTYFTVSLVFWYTGLVPDFATIRDRAKGKIAKFSYSMLSMGWTGSAKHWSRYETVSLILAGVSTPLVLSVHTIVSMDFATSVVPGWHTTIFPPYFVAGAIFSGFAMVLTLMLITRVVFKLEDYITLEHIALMNKIMLVTGSIVGVAYITEFFIAWYSQVEYEQYAFINRATGPYWWAYASMMSCNVISPQVVWFRRMRYSIPLTFILSIFVNIGMWFERFVIIVTSLHRDYLPSSWAMFSPTRIDVGVYVGTIGLFFTLFLLFAKFFPVINMAEVKAILKYTVNDGPTYGGANEGGGRFKSHTSPAPYATPGVPASAPVNYDKQND, from the coding sequence ATGCAGCACGTATCACCAGTACGCGAACCGCTCGTAACGGGTGGAAAAACGTACCACGACGTTACGCAGGACATCTGCTACCAGGTAGAGGCCGCACCGAATATCCGGTGGATGGCCGCGCTCTCGGTAGCGCTGATTCTGTTAGGCGTTTTTTTCTATTCTGTGTACCGTACCCTATGGTTTGGTATTGGAGAATGGGGACTAAATAAAACCGTTGGGTGGGCTTGGGACATCACCAACTTCGTATGGTGGGTAGGTATCGGCCACGCTGGCACGCTGATTTCGGCCGTGTTGCTGCTGTTTCGCCAGAAGTGGCGGTCGTCCATCAACCGGGCGGCGGAAGCTATGACCATCTTCGCTGTAATCTGCGCGGCTATGTTTCCCGTGTTGCACATGGGGCGTCCGTGGTTGGCTTACTTCGTATTCCCGCTGCAAAACACCTTCGGTTCACTGTGGGCGAATTTTAATTCGCCGTTGCTCTGGGACGTGTTCGCCATCTCTACTTACTTCACGGTGTCGCTGGTATTCTGGTACACGGGCCTAGTACCCGACTTCGCTACCATCCGCGACCGTGCAAAGGGGAAAATTGCTAAGTTCAGCTACTCGATGCTGAGCATGGGCTGGACCGGCTCTGCCAAGCATTGGTCGCGTTACGAAACAGTATCGCTAATTCTGGCCGGTGTTTCTACCCCCCTTGTGTTGTCAGTACACACCATCGTTTCGATGGACTTTGCAACCTCGGTGGTACCGGGCTGGCACACGACCATTTTTCCGCCCTATTTCGTGGCTGGCGCTATCTTCTCAGGCTTCGCAATGGTACTAACGTTGATGCTTATCACGCGGGTAGTGTTCAAACTAGAAGATTATATTACGTTGGAGCACATCGCGCTCATGAATAAAATCATGCTGGTGACTGGCTCTATTGTGGGGGTAGCTTACATCACTGAGTTTTTCATCGCTTGGTACTCACAGGTGGAGTATGAGCAGTACGCCTTCATCAACCGCGCTACGGGCCCTTACTGGTGGGCTTACGCCAGCATGATGAGCTGCAACGTGATTTCGCCCCAGGTGGTCTGGTTCCGTCGGATGCGCTACAGCATTCCGCTGACGTTTATTCTTTCCATCTTCGTGAATATCGGGATGTGGTTCGAGCGTTTTGTAATTATCGTAACCTCGTTGCACCGCGACTACCTGCCTTCTTCGTGGGCGATGTTTTCGCCTACCCGCATCGACGTGGGCGTATACGTGGGTACTATCGGGCTATTCTTTACTCTATTCCTATTATTCGCCAAGTTCTTCCCGGTTATCAACATGGCGGAAGTGAAAGCCATTCTGAAGTATACGGTTAACGATGGTCCTACTTACGGTGGTGCCAACGAAGGTGGCGGGCGGTTCAAAAGTCACACTTCGCCCGCGCCTTATGCTACCCCCGGTGTGCCGGCTTCCGCTCCTGTAAACTACGATAAGCAAAATGACTAG
- a CDS encoding TAT-variant-translocated molybdopterin oxidoreductase, translating into MKYWKGIEELDHSPEFVKNAFAEFPDFLPVKEGRAGHTDDASVAPRRDFLKLMGFSVAAATLAACETPVHKAIPYLNKPEEVDPTISNFYASTYFTGSDYNAVLVKTREGRPIKLEGNPESPVTRGGLSARAQAAVLNLYDGARLRQFAIKDKPADFDQVDRAVRAGLANTTGKIALVSPTIISPSTKRAIAALANRYRNFEHITYDVNSASGLLQANSGVLPAYDFSRANVIVGLGADFLGTWISPVEYSRQYVTNRKINTDRRTMSRHFQFETALSLTGSNADVRVPVKPSEMGAITLALYNAATGGGSPVGLSAVAQKQVAQAAKELQANRGASLVVSGSNDPAVQTVVAALNQALGNVGTTLSLSAPSFVRQGDDVRMNQFVDELKSGAVSTVIFYHANPVYNHPRGEEIQAALAKVTLSISLNDRLDETGVLCQYQAPDHHWLESWNDYEPRQGALSLAQPAITPLFKTRQAQESFLRWAGSNENYYEFLRAGWRTVLGGDDFQTAWDKAVHDGVANGSALTTTAFSVAPMSLADATARLSSGAKAGGIEAVLYEKVGIGQGGIEANNPFLQELPDPISKATWGNYVAVPRKMAVEQKWSQGDVLKVTANGKSIEVPVLVQPGQADGTVSIALGYGRTRAGKVGDAVGANAFVLAQSTPSGTVYTTTVTLEKTGAVNPIAQTQTHHTIMDRHEVVQENTLAKYRENPKEVTEYERIATPEGLEKPNKVSLWQDYQYNDHHWGMAVDLNSCIGCGSCVIGCQAENNVAVVGKQQVINRREMHWMRIDRYYSSDHHEDEFETQGKLKTYGTMEDPSDNPQVIFQPLMCQHCNHAPCETVCPVLATTHSSEGLNQMTYNRCVGTRYCANNCPYKVRRFNWFSYYSNEKFEAVNGHMFTDLGRMVLNPDVTVRARGVMEKCSLCVQRIQLGKLEAKKQKRRPKDGEIVTACAQSCPTEAILFGDMRDPSSRLSQLLRREDGERAFHVLDSLNVQPNITYLTKIRNGVAEFFPSEENA; encoded by the coding sequence ATGAAATACTGGAAGGGAATTGAAGAGCTGGACCACTCGCCGGAGTTCGTAAAAAACGCTTTTGCCGAGTTTCCCGACTTTTTGCCGGTAAAAGAAGGCCGTGCGGGCCACACCGACGATGCGTCGGTAGCACCGCGCCGCGACTTTCTGAAGCTTATGGGTTTCAGCGTGGCTGCGGCTACGCTCGCGGCTTGCGAAACGCCGGTTCACAAGGCCATTCCTTATCTAAACAAGCCGGAGGAGGTTGACCCTACCATCTCCAACTTCTACGCTTCTACTTATTTCACTGGCTCAGATTATAACGCGGTATTGGTCAAGACCCGCGAGGGCCGGCCAATCAAGCTGGAGGGTAATCCTGAATCGCCAGTAACGCGCGGTGGCCTCTCGGCCCGCGCTCAAGCGGCAGTTCTTAACCTTTATGACGGGGCTCGTCTGCGACAATTCGCTATTAAGGATAAGCCGGCTGATTTTGACCAGGTTGACCGCGCTGTGCGCGCTGGCCTTGCTAATACCACCGGTAAAATCGCGCTGGTATCGCCTACCATAATCAGTCCTAGTACTAAGCGTGCAATTGCCGCGCTGGCCAATCGCTATCGCAATTTCGAGCACATTACCTACGATGTAAACTCGGCTTCGGGCCTGTTGCAAGCTAATAGTGGCGTATTGCCGGCCTACGATTTCAGCCGTGCTAACGTTATCGTTGGCCTAGGGGCTGATTTCCTAGGGACGTGGATTTCGCCCGTGGAGTATTCGCGCCAGTACGTGACCAATCGGAAGATAAATACCGACCGGCGCACGATGTCGCGGCACTTTCAATTTGAGACGGCTCTTTCGCTCACCGGCTCTAACGCCGATGTGCGAGTGCCCGTGAAGCCTTCCGAAATGGGAGCGATAACGTTAGCGCTGTACAATGCCGCTACGGGCGGTGGTTCTCCGGTCGGGCTTTCGGCCGTTGCTCAGAAGCAGGTAGCGCAGGCTGCGAAGGAGTTGCAAGCCAATCGGGGTGCATCCTTGGTGGTATCGGGCTCTAATGACCCAGCCGTGCAAACGGTAGTAGCGGCTCTCAACCAAGCCCTTGGCAACGTAGGGACTACGCTGAGTTTGTCGGCACCTTCTTTCGTGCGTCAGGGCGACGATGTGCGGATGAATCAATTTGTTGATGAGTTGAAGAGCGGGGCAGTTAGTACCGTTATCTTCTACCACGCCAACCCGGTCTATAATCATCCGCGTGGCGAGGAAATTCAGGCTGCGCTAGCCAAAGTGACGCTGAGCATCTCGCTCAACGACCGGCTGGATGAAACTGGGGTGCTATGTCAGTACCAGGCTCCCGACCACCACTGGCTAGAATCTTGGAATGACTATGAGCCTCGGCAAGGTGCGCTCAGCTTGGCGCAGCCCGCTATTACGCCGCTGTTCAAAACTCGCCAAGCTCAGGAAAGCTTCCTGCGATGGGCGGGCTCCAATGAGAATTATTACGAGTTTCTGCGCGCAGGTTGGCGCACCGTGCTGGGTGGTGATGACTTCCAGACTGCCTGGGATAAGGCAGTGCACGATGGGGTAGCAAACGGCTCCGCGCTGACTACTACTGCTTTCTCGGTTGCGCCTATGAGCTTGGCCGACGCTACGGCCCGCCTCAGTAGTGGGGCCAAGGCTGGTGGTATCGAGGCCGTACTTTATGAGAAAGTAGGTATTGGCCAAGGAGGCATTGAGGCTAACAACCCTTTTCTGCAAGAGTTACCGGACCCCATTTCTAAAGCTACATGGGGCAATTACGTAGCAGTGCCGCGTAAGATGGCCGTGGAGCAGAAATGGAGCCAAGGCGATGTTCTGAAAGTAACGGCTAATGGTAAGAGCATTGAGGTGCCCGTGCTAGTGCAGCCTGGCCAAGCCGATGGTACGGTTAGCATTGCGCTCGGCTACGGTCGCACACGAGCCGGTAAGGTTGGCGACGCGGTAGGGGCCAACGCTTTCGTGTTGGCGCAATCAACGCCTAGTGGTACGGTTTATACGACCACTGTTACGTTGGAGAAAACCGGGGCAGTTAACCCAATTGCGCAAACCCAGACGCATCACACTATCATGGACCGCCATGAGGTAGTGCAAGAAAATACGCTGGCCAAGTACCGCGAGAACCCAAAGGAAGTTACCGAGTACGAGCGTATCGCTACCCCAGAGGGTCTGGAAAAGCCTAACAAAGTATCGCTTTGGCAGGACTACCAGTATAACGACCACCACTGGGGCATGGCCGTTGACCTTAACTCATGCATTGGCTGCGGCTCGTGCGTAATTGGGTGCCAAGCTGAAAATAACGTAGCGGTAGTGGGCAAACAGCAGGTTATTAATCGCCGCGAGATGCACTGGATGCGTATCGACCGGTATTATAGCTCAGACCACCACGAAGACGAGTTTGAGACGCAAGGCAAGCTGAAGACTTACGGTACGATGGAAGACCCCTCGGATAATCCGCAGGTTATTTTTCAGCCGCTCATGTGCCAGCACTGCAACCACGCACCTTGCGAGACAGTATGCCCAGTATTGGCCACTACGCACAGCTCGGAGGGCCTGAATCAAATGACTTATAATCGGTGCGTAGGTACCCGTTATTGCGCTAATAACTGCCCATATAAAGTGCGCCGTTTCAATTGGTTCTCGTATTATTCTAACGAGAAGTTTGAAGCCGTAAATGGGCACATGTTTACTGACTTAGGTCGTATGGTGCTGAACCCCGACGTGACGGTGCGGGCCCGCGGAGTAATGGAGAAGTGTTCACTCTGCGTGCAGCGCATTCAGCTGGGTAAGCTCGAGGCTAAAAAACAGAAGCGCCGCCCGAAGGATGGGGAAATTGTGACAGCTTGCGCGCAGTCTTGCCCTACCGAAGCAATTCTGTTCGGCGACATGCGCGACCCAAGTAGCCGCCTCAGTCAACTCCTACGCCGTGAAGACGGGGAACGTGCGTTCCACGTGCTAGATTCCCTCAATGTGCAGCCGAACATCACGTACCTAACTAAGATTCGCAACGGAGTGGCCGAGTTCTTCCCATCGGAAGAAAATGCTTAA
- a CDS encoding cytochrome c3 family protein produces the protein MLALFLALAAPALAQTANVTKAGVTPGATAGATAAGANAAASAAPQGSGTPDAAAIAAGDALFKNNCAQCHAVNEKVVGPALGGILKRRTISWVIPWVHNSAKVIASGDDYAVKLYEANGKQQMPAFPQLTDKDITSVMAWITSQEGGATATAGGVTAGNATAVDGQAAAGGAANAGGSTDILLIVLVVVLIVLVVTLAIIANLMKDVLQGRKDLDGRDIEVLNQRFDWARLYQSPVLRGIVGTVVGLVLLYAGVQSVMAVGLTQGYQPTQPIAFSHKIHAGENQINCAYCHTSVYKGKSANIPSANICMNCHSQIKTESPEIKKIYRAIERKQPIQWVRIHNLPDLAYFNHSQHTQVGGIQCQTCHGPIQNMEVVYQYSALTMGWCINCHRETPLNTKGNAYYDNLVKLHDRSNSAVPFTVSSNGGTECAKCHY, from the coding sequence GTGCTCGCCTTATTTCTGGCCCTCGCGGCTCCTGCCCTAGCCCAGACTGCCAACGTCACTAAAGCTGGCGTAACGCCTGGTGCAACCGCCGGAGCCACGGCTGCTGGGGCTAACGCCGCGGCATCGGCCGCTCCGCAAGGCTCTGGTACGCCCGATGCTGCCGCTATCGCGGCGGGCGACGCGTTGTTTAAAAACAACTGCGCGCAGTGCCATGCCGTCAATGAGAAAGTCGTGGGCCCAGCCCTCGGCGGCATTCTCAAACGCCGTACTATTTCCTGGGTTATCCCGTGGGTTCACAACTCGGCCAAAGTTATTGCCAGCGGCGATGATTACGCTGTAAAGCTGTATGAGGCCAATGGCAAGCAGCAGATGCCGGCTTTCCCGCAATTGACGGATAAGGATATAACCAGCGTCATGGCCTGGATTACCTCGCAGGAGGGTGGGGCTACGGCTACCGCCGGCGGTGTAACGGCCGGAAATGCTACGGCTGTTGATGGCCAAGCTGCTGCGGGAGGTGCCGCTAACGCGGGGGGCTCCACCGATATTCTGCTCATTGTGCTGGTAGTAGTACTGATTGTGCTGGTTGTGACGCTAGCTATCATCGCCAACTTGATGAAGGATGTGTTGCAAGGCCGTAAGGACCTGGATGGCCGTGATATCGAAGTGCTTAACCAGCGCTTCGATTGGGCACGGCTGTATCAGTCGCCAGTGTTGCGCGGTATCGTGGGTACTGTGGTCGGCTTAGTGCTCCTCTACGCCGGCGTGCAGAGTGTGATGGCCGTGGGCCTGACCCAAGGTTACCAGCCTACTCAGCCGATTGCATTCTCTCATAAAATCCATGCAGGCGAAAACCAGATTAACTGCGCCTACTGCCATACGTCGGTGTACAAGGGGAAGTCGGCTAACATTCCGTCGGCCAACATCTGCATGAACTGCCACTCGCAGATTAAGACGGAGTCGCCGGAAATCAAGAAAATCTACCGGGCTATTGAGCGCAAGCAGCCCATTCAGTGGGTACGTATCCACAACCTACCCGACCTAGCCTACTTCAACCACTCGCAGCACACGCAGGTAGGCGGCATCCAGTGCCAGACTTGCCACGGCCCTATCCAGAACATGGAGGTGGTGTATCAGTACTCGGCCCTCACGATGGGCTGGTGCATCAATTGCCACCGCGAGACGCCGCTCAACACCAAGGGCAACGCTTACTACGATAACCTAGTGAAGCTGCACGACCGCTCGAACAGCGCCGTTCCCTTCACCGTGTCGTCGAACGGTGGCACGGAGTGCGCTAAGTGCCACTACTAG
- the rpsF gene encoding 30S ribosomal protein S6 produces the protein MDVRNYETVFILTPVLNEGQVQETVEKFSQVLKENSADLISTEAWGLRKLAYPIQKKSTGYYFTLTYNHSGEANIVDVLELAFRRDERVIRFLTTVLDKHSVTYNERRRNGEMNQQRAPKEAETVAQ, from the coding sequence ATGGACGTAAGAAATTACGAGACGGTCTTCATCCTGACTCCCGTGCTGAACGAGGGCCAGGTGCAAGAGACGGTCGAGAAGTTCTCGCAGGTGCTTAAGGAAAATAGCGCCGACCTTATTTCAACTGAAGCCTGGGGCCTGCGCAAGCTAGCCTACCCGATTCAGAAGAAATCCACTGGTTACTACTTCACGCTGACGTACAATCACAGCGGCGAAGCTAACATCGTGGACGTACTCGAACTGGCTTTCCGCCGCGACGAGCGCGTGATTCGTTTTCTGACCACGGTGCTCGACAAGCATTCTGTGACTTATAACGAGCGCCGCCGCAATGGGGAGATGAACCAACAGCGCGCCCCCAAAGAGGCCGAAACCGTAGCCCAGTAA
- the rpsR gene encoding 30S ribosomal protein S18 — MATRNNNRSNDRNNGNKPVDTRNKYCRFKKNGIKYVDYKDPNFLLKFVNEQGRLLPRRITGTSLKFQRKVAQAVAKARHLALMPYVADALK; from the coding sequence ATGGCTACGAGAAACAATAACCGCAGCAACGACCGCAACAACGGCAATAAGCCCGTTGACACGCGCAACAAGTACTGCCGCTTTAAGAAGAACGGCATCAAGTACGTGGACTATAAGGACCCGAACTTCCTGCTGAAATTTGTGAACGAGCAGGGGCGCTTGCTACCCCGTCGCATCACGGGCACCAGCCTGAAATTCCAGCGCAAAGTGGCCCAGGCCGTGGCTAAGGCCCGCCACCTGGCCCTAATGCCCTACGTAGCGGACGCTCTTAAATAG
- the rplI gene encoding 50S ribosomal protein L9, with protein sequence MEIILKDDVKGLGYKNDLVTVKSGYGRNYLLPQGLAMLADKSAKKIVAENVRQAAHKAEKVKTNAQAVADQVGDQVFELPAKIGETGKIFGRVTTLQLSEALKNKGIDVDRKRLSFDQEVTTAGDYTATLNLHKEVKHTVKFRVEAA encoded by the coding sequence ATGGAAATCATTCTGAAAGACGACGTTAAGGGGCTCGGGTACAAGAACGACCTCGTGACGGTAAAATCCGGCTACGGCCGCAACTACCTGCTGCCGCAAGGCTTGGCGATGCTGGCTGACAAGTCGGCTAAGAAAATCGTGGCCGAGAACGTGCGCCAAGCAGCCCACAAAGCTGAAAAGGTGAAAACCAACGCGCAAGCGGTGGCCGACCAGGTAGGCGACCAAGTCTTTGAACTGCCCGCCAAGATTGGCGAAACCGGCAAGATTTTCGGGCGCGTAACCACGCTGCAATTATCGGAAGCGCTCAAGAACAAGGGCATCGATGTGGACCGCAAGCGCTTAAGTTTCGACCAGGAGGTTACTACCGCTGGCGACTATACTGCCACGCTAAATCTGCACAAAGAAGTGAAGCATACGGTAAAATTCCGGGTAGAAGCAGCTTAG
- a CDS encoding GSCFA domain-containing protein: MFRTDLTIAPQERQLARTARVLTIGSCFADSLGERLRLNKVTTLANPFGTVFQPLALAQLLRAAAGEAQDWQQHVVEARGRWQSFDFHGSVGADSPVELLQVIQETVRRVGDFVRTADAVVLTLGTAWAYRLRETGELVSNLHKLPAALFEKELLTADEIVNGLAEVHALLRRINPDVRIILTVSPVRHLKDTLPLSAVSKSVLRVACHYLGELLPGVSYFPAYELLTDDLRDYRFYAADMLHPSPVAEDYVWDKFARAYFDAEFGRFRKEWAAVRQSLGHRPLHLGAPEHRTFLDQTRERLEKLLAQGVEVRQELRDVQRQLAALPPPRPAYVPPLPEDNEERIDIGDEDSDNQIIVSQPTSAPAQPVERRADNPRGRRNGRDSRSDRSNRDRRDDRPTAAPVETEVFAVAEEPVVESVATAVQKLLLDPTAELLPEAEADSAGYPATKKKRRSRGGAKRTARKNAARLAAEQAGEETGSLAAEELDEELAHEMTGFLPEAAELEVLPPTSELKPHKRGTGPTPKKSKVITKSGLVKRGKRTSLFRAADQPEASVAAPRPASAPIISPPIIPEILLERPAVAEAIYASPPDLAETTPTTSEPPATPETVPAADPPKPTTRRSRPRTATATTEASASKPAKKAPKAALKATKPAAAKKAAPKKAAAKKPAAKKPPTPAAPAGDSPAT; encoded by the coding sequence ATGTTTCGAACTGACTTAACTATTGCGCCGCAGGAGCGGCAATTGGCGCGTACGGCGCGCGTACTCACGATAGGCTCTTGCTTTGCCGATAGTCTCGGCGAGCGACTGCGGCTGAATAAGGTGACTACCCTGGCTAATCCCTTCGGAACGGTGTTTCAGCCCCTGGCGCTAGCGCAGCTGCTACGAGCCGCCGCTGGCGAAGCGCAGGACTGGCAGCAGCACGTAGTAGAAGCACGGGGCCGCTGGCAAAGCTTTGATTTTCACGGCAGCGTGGGGGCTGATTCGCCCGTCGAGCTGCTACAAGTCATTCAGGAAACTGTGCGGCGGGTAGGAGACTTCGTGCGTACTGCCGACGCCGTGGTGCTGACCCTGGGTACCGCTTGGGCCTACCGACTGCGCGAAACCGGCGAGCTGGTGAGTAACCTGCACAAGCTGCCAGCCGCGCTTTTTGAGAAAGAGCTGCTGACGGCTGACGAGATAGTGAACGGGCTGGCTGAGGTGCACGCGTTGTTGCGCCGCATTAATCCTGACGTTCGCATCATACTGACCGTGAGCCCAGTGCGGCATTTGAAAGATACGCTGCCGCTGAGCGCGGTGAGCAAGTCGGTGCTACGTGTGGCCTGCCACTACCTCGGCGAGCTGCTGCCGGGCGTGAGCTACTTCCCGGCTTATGAGCTGTTGACGGACGACCTGCGCGACTATCGCTTCTACGCGGCCGATATGCTGCACCCGTCCCCAGTGGCCGAGGATTACGTCTGGGACAAGTTTGCGCGGGCTTATTTCGACGCCGAGTTTGGCCGTTTTCGCAAGGAGTGGGCGGCGGTGCGCCAGTCGCTGGGCCACCGGCCGCTGCATCTGGGTGCTCCCGAGCACCGCACTTTCCTGGACCAGACCCGCGAGCGCCTGGAAAAGCTGCTCGCGCAGGGTGTGGAAGTACGCCAAGAGTTGCGAGATGTGCAGCGCCAACTGGCAGCCCTACCCCCCCCCAGGCCGGCCTACGTGCCGCCACTGCCGGAAGATAACGAGGAGCGCATTGATATCGGTGACGAAGATTCTGACAATCAAATAATTGTTAGCCAACCGACTAGCGCACCAGCACAACCGGTTGAGCGCCGCGCCGACAACCCGCGCGGCCGGCGCAACGGCCGCGATAGCCGCAGCGACCGCTCGAACCGGGACCGGCGCGACGACCGGCCTACCGCCGCACCGGTAGAAACCGAGGTTTTTGCCGTGGCTGAAGAACCAGTTGTGGAATCGGTAGCTACTGCCGTGCAGAAGCTATTGCTTGACCCCACGGCCGAGCTGTTGCCAGAAGCGGAAGCGGACAGCGCTGGCTACCCGGCCACGAAGAAGAAGCGCCGTTCGCGGGGTGGGGCCAAACGCACGGCTCGTAAGAACGCGGCGCGCCTAGCCGCTGAGCAGGCAGGCGAGGAAACCGGTTCGCTGGCAGCAGAGGAGTTGGACGAAGAATTGGCCCACGAAATGACTGGCTTCCTGCCTGAGGCTGCTGAATTGGAAGTCCTACCCCCCACCAGCGAGCTCAAGCCCCATAAGCGCGGCACCGGGCCGACACCTAAAAAATCGAAGGTCATTACTAAGTCGGGTTTGGTAAAGCGAGGGAAACGGACAAGCTTATTTCGAGCGGCTGACCAGCCGGAAGCCTCCGTGGCCGCGCCGCGGCCGGCCTCCGCACCGATTATCTCGCCACCCATCATTCCCGAAATCTTGCTGGAACGACCTGCGGTAGCCGAGGCCATTTATGCCAGTCCGCCCGACCTAGCTGAAACTACGCCGACCACATCGGAGCCGCCGGCAACTCCGGAAACTGTGCCAGCGGCCGACCCCCCGAAGCCCACAACGCGGCGTAGCCGACCCAGAACTGCCACTGCCACCACCGAAGCGAGCGCCAGCAAGCCGGCTAAAAAAGCCCCTAAAGCAGCCCTTAAGGCTACCAAGCCCGCTGCCGCGAAGAAGGCGGCTCCCAAAAAGGCCGCGGCTAAGAAACCGGCTGCGAAAAAGCCCCCTACCCCTGCCGCACCAGCCGGCGACTCGCCGGCCACTTAA